One genomic segment of Burkholderiaceae bacterium includes these proteins:
- a CDS encoding acyl-CoA dehydrogenase C-terminal domain-containing protein: MPSYTPPLRDMQFVLHELLGAVDQLKAIPRYADVDAETMDAVLEEAGKFAAGVIAPINLSGDAEGCTLDKATHEVTAPKGFKEAYQQYVEGGWPALSCDPQYGGQGQPMVMNTCVFEMLNSANQAWTMYTGLAHGAYAALHAHGSEQQKKLYLPKLTSGEWTGTMCLTEPHCGTDLGLLRTKAEPQADGSYKITGSKIFISAGEHDFAPNIVHLVLARLPDAPKGSKGISLFVVPKFKLKADGSPGERNPVVCTGLEHKMGIHGNATCQLSLDGAEGTLVGEPNKGLAAMFVMMNGARLGVGNQSLGLTEVAYQNALAYAKERLQMRSLSGPKAKDKPADPIIVHPDVRRMLLTAKAYAEGGRALATWCALLLDQAEHHPDEKVRQDNEEMVALLTPIVKAFLTDNGFAATNACMQVYGGHGYIHETGAEQFVRDARINMIYEGTNTVQALDLLGRKVLMNQGATLKKLGKQIEALVRAEGVSEAMAEFINPLAGLADKFSKFTTEIGFKGMTNPDEVGAAATDFLRVAGHLVFGYLFARMASVSLKQIAAGNADPFYAAKLQTARFYFARLFPETATLMITARAGAVNLLDTEAALA; this comes from the coding sequence ATGCCCAGCTACACCCCGCCCCTGCGCGACATGCAATTCGTGCTGCACGAACTGCTTGGCGCCGTCGACCAGCTCAAGGCCATTCCGCGCTACGCCGACGTGGACGCCGAGACCATGGACGCGGTGCTGGAGGAAGCCGGCAAGTTCGCCGCCGGGGTGATCGCCCCCATCAACCTGAGCGGCGACGCCGAAGGCTGCACGCTGGACAAGGCCACGCATGAGGTGACGGCGCCCAAGGGCTTCAAAGAGGCCTACCAGCAGTACGTGGAAGGCGGCTGGCCCGCGCTGTCGTGCGACCCCCAGTACGGTGGCCAGGGCCAGCCGATGGTGATGAACACCTGCGTGTTCGAGATGCTCAACAGCGCCAACCAGGCCTGGACCATGTACACCGGCCTGGCGCACGGCGCCTACGCCGCGCTGCACGCGCACGGCAGCGAGCAGCAGAAGAAGCTGTACCTGCCCAAGCTGACCAGCGGCGAGTGGACCGGCACCATGTGCCTGACCGAGCCGCACTGCGGCACCGACCTGGGCCTGCTGCGCACCAAGGCCGAGCCGCAGGCCGATGGCAGCTACAAGATCACCGGCAGCAAGATCTTCATCAGCGCGGGCGAGCACGACTTCGCGCCCAACATCGTGCACCTGGTGCTGGCGCGCCTGCCGGACGCGCCCAAGGGCAGCAAGGGCATCAGCCTGTTCGTCGTGCCCAAGTTCAAGCTCAAGGCGGACGGCAGCCCGGGCGAGCGCAACCCCGTGGTGTGCACCGGCCTGGAGCACAAGATGGGCATCCACGGCAACGCCACCTGCCAGCTCAGCCTGGACGGCGCCGAAGGCACCCTGGTGGGCGAGCCCAACAAGGGCCTGGCCGCCATGTTCGTGATGATGAACGGCGCGCGCCTGGGCGTGGGCAACCAGTCGCTGGGCCTGACCGAGGTGGCCTACCAGAACGCGCTGGCGTACGCCAAGGAACGCCTGCAGATGCGCAGCCTGTCGGGCCCCAAGGCCAAGGACAAGCCGGCCGACCCGATCATCGTGCACCCCGACGTGCGCCGCATGCTGCTGACCGCCAAGGCCTACGCCGAGGGCGGCCGCGCGCTGGCCACCTGGTGCGCGCTGCTGCTGGATCAGGCCGAGCACCACCCCGACGAAAAGGTGCGCCAGGACAACGAGGAGATGGTGGCGCTGCTGACGCCCATCGTGAAGGCCTTCCTGACCGACAACGGCTTTGCCGCCACCAACGCCTGCATGCAGGTGTATGGCGGCCACGGCTACATCCATGAGACGGGCGCCGAGCAGTTCGTGCGCGACGCGCGCATCAACATGATCTACGAGGGCACCAACACCGTGCAGGCGCTCGACCTGCTGGGCCGCAAGGTGCTGATGAACCAGGGCGCCACGCTCAAGAAGCTGGGCAAGCAGATCGAGGCGCTGGTGCGTGCCGAGGGCGTGAGCGAAGCCATGGCCGAGTTCATCAACCCGCTGGCGGGCCTGGCCGACAAGTTCAGCAAGTTCACCACCGAGATCGGCTTCAAGGGCATGACCAACCCCGACGAGGTGGGCGCGGCGGCGACCGACTTTCTGCGCGTGGCCGGGCACCTGGTGTTCGGCTACCTGTTCGCCCGCATGGCCAGCGTGTCGCTCAAGCAGATCGCCGCCGGCAATGCCGACCCCTTCTACGCCGCCAAGCTGCAGACCGCGCGTTTCTACTTCGCGCGCCTGTTCCCCGAGACGGCCACGCTGATGATCACCGCGCGCGCCGGCGCGGTCAACCTGCTGGACACCGAGGCGGCGCTGGCCTGA
- the argB gene encoding acetylglutamate kinase — protein sequence MTNDINATAARDKAHILAQALPYIRRFHGKTMVIKYGGNAMTEPALQQAFAEDVVLLKLVGINPVVVHGGGPQIETALKRLGKQGHFIQGMRVTDDETMEVVEWVLAGEVQQDIVGLINQAGGKAVGLTGRDGGLIRARKLRMVDQKDPAVEHDVGQVGDIEAIDPAVVKALQDDQFIPVVSPIGFGAHNESYNINADVVAARLAMVLQAEKLLMLTNIPGVLDKAGQLLPELTPAGIDALVRDGTISGGMIPKISGALDAARSGVNAVHIIDGRVPHAMLLEVLTDQAFGTMIKAG from the coding sequence ATGACCAACGACATCAACGCCACCGCCGCCCGCGACAAGGCCCACATCCTGGCGCAGGCGCTGCCCTACATCCGCCGGTTCCATGGCAAGACCATGGTCATCAAGTACGGCGGCAACGCCATGACCGAGCCGGCGCTGCAGCAGGCCTTTGCCGAGGACGTGGTGCTGCTCAAGCTGGTGGGCATCAACCCGGTGGTGGTGCACGGCGGCGGCCCGCAGATCGAGACCGCCCTGAAGCGCCTGGGCAAGCAGGGCCACTTCATCCAGGGCATGCGCGTGACCGACGACGAGACCATGGAGGTGGTGGAGTGGGTGCTGGCCGGCGAGGTGCAGCAGGACATCGTGGGCCTGATCAACCAGGCCGGCGGCAAGGCGGTGGGCCTGACCGGGCGCGACGGCGGGCTGATCCGCGCGCGCAAGCTGCGCATGGTGGATCAAAAGGACCCCGCCGTGGAGCACGACGTGGGCCAGGTGGGCGACATCGAGGCCATCGACCCGGCGGTGGTCAAGGCGCTGCAGGACGACCAGTTCATCCCCGTGGTCAGCCCGATCGGCTTCGGCGCGCACAACGAGAGCTACAACATCAACGCCGACGTGGTGGCCGCGCGCCTGGCCATGGTGCTGCAGGCCGAGAAGCTCTTGATGCTGACCAACATCCCCGGCGTGCTGGACAAGGCCGGCCAGCTGCTGCCCGAGCTGACGCCGGCGGGCATCGACGCGCTGGTGCGCGACGGCACCATCTCCGGCGGCATGATCCCCAAGATCAGCGGCGCGCTGGACGCGGCCAGGAGCGGCGTCAACGCCGTGCACATCATCGACGGGCGCGTGCCGCACGCGATGCTGCTGGAGGTGCTGACCGACCAGGCCTTCGGCACCATGATCAAGGCTGGATAG
- a CDS encoding TetR/AcrR family transcriptional regulator — translation MTTSILLPPPHSAVRAGGTPRALAKGEQTRAEIVAVALGMAARVGLEGLSIGTLAEAVGKSKSGVFAHFGSREELQIAVVREYYRRFEAEVFAPAMRKPRGLPRVRALFENWMRHTSAELDSGCIFISGAVEFDDRPGAVHDALAEAVDAWIGAMTRAVAQACEEGHLAAGADPRQISFEIHALILALHYEARFMRRPGSQARARQGFVNILQRYGA, via the coding sequence ATGACCACTTCGATCCTGCTTCCTCCCCCCCATTCGGCCGTCCGCGCCGGCGGGACGCCGCGCGCGCTGGCCAAGGGCGAGCAGACGCGCGCCGAGATCGTGGCCGTTGCCCTGGGCATGGCCGCGCGCGTGGGGCTGGAGGGCCTGTCCATCGGCACCCTGGCCGAGGCCGTGGGCAAGAGCAAGTCGGGCGTGTTCGCCCACTTCGGCTCGCGCGAGGAGCTGCAGATCGCCGTGGTGCGCGAGTACTACCGCCGCTTCGAGGCCGAGGTCTTCGCGCCCGCCATGCGCAAGCCGCGCGGGCTGCCGCGGGTGCGCGCCCTGTTCGAGAACTGGATGCGCCACACCAGCGCCGAGCTGGACTCGGGCTGCATCTTCATCAGCGGCGCGGTCGAGTTCGACGACCGCCCCGGCGCGGTGCACGACGCGCTGGCCGAGGCGGTGGACGCCTGGATCGGCGCCATGACGCGCGCCGTGGCCCAGGCCTGCGAGGAAGGCCACCTGGCCGCCGGTGCCGACCCGCGCCAGATCAGCTTCGAGATCCACGCCCTGATCCTGGCGCTGCACTACGAGGCGCGCTTCATGCGCCGGCCCGGCTCGCAGGCACGCGCCCGGCAAGGTTTCGTCAACATCCTTCAGCGCTACGGCGCCTGA
- the slmA gene encoding nucleoid occlusion factor SlmA, with protein MQPDDAPASTADPAPGTAAPRRRARPGERREQILQALAAMLEQPALDRITTAALAARLQMSEAALYRHFASKAQMFEALIDFIESSVFGLVNQIGARGPAGPARAARIVTMVLQFGEKNPGMARVMVGDALVGEHQRLQERMNHLFDKLEAALRQSLRDGAAQDGAATATPDADAKVAAALLVAFMAGRLQRFARSGFRRSPLDQLPACLARIL; from the coding sequence ATGCAGCCCGACGACGCCCCCGCCAGCACGGCCGACCCGGCCCCGGGCACCGCCGCGCCGCGCCGGCGCGCCAGGCCCGGCGAGCGGCGCGAGCAGATCCTGCAGGCGCTGGCCGCCATGCTGGAGCAGCCCGCGCTCGACCGCATCACCACCGCCGCGCTGGCCGCGCGCCTGCAGATGAGCGAGGCGGCGCTGTACCGCCACTTCGCCAGCAAGGCGCAGATGTTCGAGGCGCTGATCGATTTCATCGAGTCGAGCGTGTTCGGCCTCGTCAACCAGATCGGCGCGCGCGGGCCGGCCGGCCCGGCGCGGGCCGCGCGCATCGTGACCATGGTGCTGCAGTTCGGCGAGAAGAACCCCGGCATGGCGCGCGTGATGGTGGGCGACGCCCTGGTGGGCGAGCACCAGCGCCTGCAGGAGCGCATGAACCATCTGTTCGACAAGCTGGAAGCGGCGCTGCGCCAGAGCCTGCGCGACGGTGCGGCGCAAGATGGCGCCGCCACCGCCACGCCCGACGCCGATGCCAAGGTGGCGGCGGCGCTGCTGGTGGCCTTCATGGCCGGGCGGCTGCAGCGCTTCGCGCGCTCAGGCTTTCGGCGCAGCCCGCTCGACCAATTGCCGGCCTGCCTGGCGCGGATACTATGA